A single genomic interval of Osmerus eperlanus chromosome 14, fOsmEpe2.1, whole genome shotgun sequence harbors:
- the LOC134034053 gene encoding high choriolytic enzyme 1-like — translation MEISTSLSLLMLLLLGLSQANPIHIDGENTDEHLHMSAGGILTTNNQSSELLLEGDLIVPKHRNAMRCYQGDSCKWKKSSNGQVRIAYTIGSEYSPQERQIIENALRSFASVSCIRFVPRTTETDYIMVVSQDGCFSSLGKQKGPQVLSINKRGCMENKIIQHETLHALGFQHEHTRSDRDQYVKINFANIDPGQHYNFAKSDTNNLGTSYDYSSIMQYPRRGFAINPNIDVIIPIPNPNVAIGQSTTFSRIDIERINRLYQC, via the coding sequence ATGGAGATCAgcacctctttgtctctcctaatgctgctgctgttgggaCTCTCCCAAGCCAATCCCATCCATATAGATGGAGAAAACACCGATGAACATCTACATATGTCCGCTGGCGGCATTCTGACCACAAACAACCAATCCAGTGAGCTTCTTCTGGAGGGAGACCTGATCGTACCAAAACACAGAAATGCCATGAGGTGCTATCAAGGGGACTCATGCAAGTGGAAGAAATCCTCGAATGGTCAGGTGAGGATAGCCTACACAATCGGCAGTGAGTACTCTCCCCAAGAAAGGCAGATTATTGAGAACGCCCTGAGATCGTTTGCTTCTGTTTCCTGCATTCGCTTTGTGCCCCGTACAACTGAGACCGACTACATCATGGTTGTGAGCCAGGACGGCTGCTTCTCTTCTCTTGGGAAACAGAAGGGTCCACAGGTGCTCTCTATCAACAAGCGCGGTTGTATGGAAAACAAAATCATTCAACATGAGACCCTTCATGCCCTGGGCTTCCAGCACGAGCACACCAGGAGTGACCGTGACCAGTACGTCAAGATCAACTTTGCCAACATCGATCCAGGCCAGCACTACAACTTTGCCAAATCAGACACCAACAATCTTGGCACTTCCTATGACTACTCCTCAATCATGCAGTATCCAAGACGAGGTTTTGCCATCAACCCTAATATTGATGTCATTATACCTATCCCCAACCCTAACGTTGCTATTGGCCAGTCAACCACATTCTCAAGAATCGATATCGAGAGGATCAATCGACTATATCAGTGCTAA